The Malus sylvestris chromosome 3, drMalSylv7.2, whole genome shotgun sequence genomic sequence agcgcgacacgtgtcaacatcagaagccaatcacaacacgacacgtgtcaatgtcagaatgaaactagaaactctcttctataaatagagatcattctctcacaatatttcctaatgttatttgtactaaatcattcactagtactcacaaaatgagagcttgaacctatgtacttgtgtaaacccttcacaattaatgagaactcttctactccgtggacgtagccaatctgggtgaaccacgtacatcttgtgtttgcttccctgtctctatccatttacatacttatccacactagtgaccagagcaatctagcgaaggtcacaaacttaacactttttgttgtaccaaagtcctcactgattttgtgcgtCAACAGATTTCATCCTGAGCATGAATTCTGATAtagcatatattatatttttctgagaaaattatacaggttttacggtgaggggttaaaacttttgagaaatgaaatgattttgaaaaactttgtttttgcccattcacactttctgttttacgcccctccaggtttttggtagaagtgctttggtggatcACAAGGATTTCGATGggggttctgacagaacatcacaatgtaggatcacccttgggtgttgtataattagtacttgtcctacttgATTGCACTTAGGTTATTTATGCTCCGATtatgtatttcacacttaatcttgCACTtacaccttatcttatctagtactctagttgatttgttttttttttgtttattcgtaattccttatatctttattgcttccgcactgtgcacatgactACGTCACCGTCACGTGACGCCCAGCATACCCTGATTtaagtcggggtgtgtcatgtcTTGTTTGGAGTGAATACTTAGTTTCAAGATGTAAATTGATTTGAGCTTCAGGAGATAGAGTGCGATCGAAATCGAGTTCTAAGAAGTAAAGTCGTGAGGTGACTTTTGAATTTTAGGATGCAAAACagaattaaaatcaaattttagggAGCAAAATGACAACTTAGACCATCTCCGGTGGATATGTCAAATCCTAAGTGAAATATCACGCAATTAAATTTGAAGGTAGAAAGAAACTCCAACCGATATATCAATTTTACATGGTTTGACATATGAGTCCTtttctgtcaaatttgacaaaataaaaaaggtgatgttaattaattctttaattatttGTATGTGTTCTATTAATGCATCAATtataaatcatgaaaaattattttaattgatttctttttaaaaatgaGTCCTACTAATgtcatttataacaaaaatatatatgagttAGAAGAAGGAAAAATCTAACAACATTTTACATTTATCTTTCGACATCACGGCTAATACTCTTATAAATTTTAAAGAATTAAAGTAAAATAGAAATCAAAGATACTAAGgaccaaaatataaaatatcgatgatatcggaaatatcgatagtccaaaaacacgaaaatttcgatggaaatatcgggatattatcgatatcgataaaaattgaataaaaaccacggaaattgtaagaaaaacttggaaatttttattaaaactttacaggatgtttatttagtcaattatctattagtttatcacaaaaaattggaaggaaatgcattgcatgatagatataactgatttaagttgattatatagcgagctgacaaacattatgagtgtagaaaatatgtagtaattaataaaagaagtttaaacacactgtaatcatttatatataatgaattagtacaatattttacactttatacatgcatggtaagatacatgagtgacttagtaaggtctaaaatatcgatgatatcggaaatatcgattATCAAAAAAAATAACGGTAatccaaaaacatgaaaatttagatgaaaatatcgagatattatggatattttagacggCACAATTCGCTGAGCATGCTGGTACAAAGCGTAAAATAGCGGAAACTTCATACAGCGGAAGCTACTAGTGGAAAACTCACGAATATGATGATGAGAAGAGAACTGACGGCGGTGATCACCACGCGCCaaaccctcctcctcctcctcaaacCCTTGTCTTCACTCGCCACCGCAACACCGCCGCCCGATATCTCTTCCGAGCTCTTCGCCGTCCTCTCTCACCGGAATTGGCAGAAACACCCTTCCCTCAGAAACCTAATCCCCTCCATATCCCCTTCCCATGTCTCTTCCCTCTTCGCCCGCAACCTCCACCCCCAAATTGCCCTCTCCTTCTTCCGCTGGATCGCCGAAATCCCCCGATACAAGCACACCGTCCActctcattcctcattgctccTCAACATTCTGCTTCCCAATCGCTGGCTCGATGCCGCCGAGAAGATCCGGATTTCGATGCTCAAGGCCTGCGATTCGCCTGAGGACGCCCACTTTGTGCTCGACCTGTTGCGCCGGATGAACAACGGCGGTTCTGGTTTCGTCGAGTTCAAGCTCACTCTCAGGTCCTACAACTGGCTCCTAATATCTGTGTCTAAGTTTTTACTAATTGATGATGTGAAAACTGTGTTTTTGGAAATGTTGGCCGACAAGATTCCGCCGGATATTGTTACGTTGAATACCATGGTGGTTGCTTATTGTAAATTGGGAAATGTGGCCGGGGCCAATTTGTATGTCAGTAAGATAGTGCAGGCAGGTTTTAACCCCACTAGTTTTACATACAGTTCATTGATAATGGGGCATTGTAGGAACAAGGATGTGGATAATGCTTTTAAGATTTTTGAGGTAATGCCGGATAAGGGCTGTCCAAGAGACGTGGTTTCgtataattatttaatttgggGGTTTTGTGAGGCTCATCGCATTGATGAGGCACTCAAGTTGTTCTCTCACATGGGGCAGGGGGGCGATAATTGTTTTCCTAATGTGAGAACATATACGGTTCTTATTCATGCATTGTGTGGATCAAGAAGGAAACTAGAAGCAATTAATCTATTTAAAGAGATGATAGAGAAGGGTTGTGAACccaatgtatatacttattgtGTGCTCATTGATAGCATGTGTAAGGAAAATAAGCTTGATTATGCTAGAAAGGTGCTAAATCAGATGCTGGAGAAAGGATTGAGTCCTAATGTTGTCACATACAATGCATTAATAAATGGGTATTGCAAGGAGGGAACAGTTGAGGCTGCACTTGAGATTTTGGCTTTGATGGAATCAAATGTTTGTTGCCCAGATGTTCACACATTCAGTGTATTGATTGACGGGTTGTGTAAAAGGAATAATGTGCACCAGGCAATGGCACTGCTTAACAACATGCTTGAACGGAAGCTCTCACCAAACTTGGTTACATATAACTCATTACTCCATGGCCAGTGTAAAGGAGGTCATTTCGATAGTGCTCATAGGTTGCTTAATTTGATGACTCATAGTGGTTTGGCTCCTGACCAGATTACTTACTGTATTTTCATCGATGGTCTCTGTAAGTGGAAGAGATTACAGGAAGCTCAAACCATGTTTGATACTCTCAAGAAGAATGGCATCAAGTCAAGTACAGAGATGTTTACTGCTTTAATTGATGGTTACTGCAAGATTGGGAAAATCGATGATGCCCTTTCTCTATTTGATAGTATGCTTGCTGAGGATTGTTTGCCAAATTCATATGCTATCAATGCCTTGATACATGGGCttttcaaagagaaaaaaatgataGAAGCATCCTCAGTCATGGAAAAGATGTTATGTATAGGTGTGAAGCCTACAGtccctcattataatattttaattaatcatGTTCTGAAAGAAGGTGACTTTGATCGTGCTCATCAGCTTCTCAATAAAATGGTCTCTGTCGGTAACAAGCCTACTCTAATTACTTACAACACATTAATTCAGGCATATTGTGCGTTAGGGAATATAAATGAAGCGGAGAAGCTGATGAGTAAGATGAATGGAGAAGGAATTTCTGCAGATTCGTTGACTTACACATTTTTAATTGATGGATATGTCCGTATGGGATTAATTGATTGTGCGTTTGATGTTCTTAAGCGCATGTTTGATTCTGGTTGTGAGCCTTGTCATCGTACCTATTCCTTTCTAATCAAATATCTCTCAAATAAGAAGTTCGTCATGACAAACAGCAAAGCAGTGGGTCTCGATATAATGTTGAATGTCTCTGGAAATATCACTGATATATGGAAGACCATGGATTTTGAAATTGCTTTGGAGCTATTTGAGAAGATGGTTGGACATGGTTGTGCTCCCAATATGAACACCTATGGCGAGCTTATAGTAAGACTTTGCAAAGAGAGAAACTTGGAAGTGGCCCAGAGGTTATATGATCATATGAGAGATATGGGTATTTCTCCCAACGAAGATATTTATAATTCTCTTGTTAATTGTTGCTGTGAGATGCATGTGTATGGAGAAGCAGCAATTCTAGTGCATACTATGATTGAGCATGGTTATTTACCAGCATTAGAGTCGTGCAAGTTGCTTGTAAGTGGCCTTTTTGATGAAGAGAATGACGAGAAGGCTAAGGAAGTTTTTTGTAGCATGCTTCGCTGTGGGTATAACTATGATGAAGTAGCTTGGAAACTTCTCCTTGATGGTTTGATTAAGAGGGGCCATTTAAATAGAGGATCAGAGCTGCTAACAGTCATGGAGAAAATGGGTTGCCAGCTTCATCCTGAGACAAATAGAATGTTGACTGAGGGACTTAATGGGACATGATACTGATACTCTATGTTGTTTTTAAAAAAGAATTGGATGTCGCAAGGGGCTTGTAGCTCAAGTGGGTTAAAGCGTTGACCCCCTGCACCTGAGATATTCTGATTGAATCCCCTCCCTCCACCAATATCACCTGTACCAGAATAATAATTGGATGTTTTTGTCACACAACAAGCCTTAGAAACTAAGGATATGATGTTGTGCTCTGTAGCTTCAGCACTGATTCTCATTAAGGATATTCCGTAAGCTGATTGTAGCTTCAGTGCTTCCACCAAGTTTACAAGCATTTGTGAAGATCATAAGGCAAGTTTGTATCTAAAATCTCAGATTCATTTGGTTAGATATCCTATCATTTATTGATGCGTTCCCTAACACAAATCCATGCATCATATGGCTAATTCATTCGAGGTGTAAATTTTATCTGTTTCTGAAGTAGATATACCCATCTAcacacttttctttttcccatTCATACATATCTTATCTGGCACATTTCCTTGTGAACAATCTTGAGTTTGGACTAGAGCCTGCTAGTACACACGTGTGGGCACACACATGCACATgcacatatatgtatgtataatatatatacacttgGAGCTAAACATTCTGATCCGTAGATTTGTTTTGCAGGGTATAGCTTGAAGGTTACCACTTGGTTCACGAGAAAGTATTAAAACAATATCCAAAAAGTTTAAATATCTTCCAAATTCTTTGAGGCTTCATCAGTATCTTGTGCACCATAAGTATGTTAAAGGTAAAACCAAGTCTATTGTTTCATTAAATTCAGCTCCGTTGTCTTTGTTTGGTGTTCTGTTATTTTGTCTTTGGTTGCTAAGGAAATGGAGGCAAAGAAATGACCTTGAATGGGTTTGTGGTTTTAAATTTGTCTGtgtgtctcactcttttgattgTGGGTTGCTTTTGTTATTTTATCAAGTAATTTACTGCCTAATTGGTGTATAAGAGACAAAATCTTTACCGTTGTTTTATAATTTACCAACACttaatatcattttattttagatgggaaaatttgaaatcaaattAAAACATTTCTTAAGCATATCCCTGACTAAGATTTAAAACTGGATAAACAAATTACTGGTCAAGGTAAACAAATTACTAGGTTATCTTGGGATAACTCTCCGTTGCTTAATTGTTTTAGTTTAACTCTCCGTGGTAGCTTCATATGATATAACCTGATGTTGCATAACTCAATCTGTTATTTCCTTTACGAATCATGTTCTTTCTCCTCTTTGAAAACATTCAAAATAACCAGTTAATCATTTTAACAAGTTTTTGTTTTGCTGTTGTAAATCACCATTCTCCATCAAATTAACCAGCTTCGTTGGTAGTCCATGAAGCACAGGACTAAACTTGAACAATCTTTCTAGGAGACTGTCCAGTTGCTGGAAAACAATACATCACCAAGAGAAGAGGTTGTTTCGATTGTAAATCTCCACCGACCCCTTTGATCGGTAATCTTTGCTTGACAATGTCTGCCAGTTTTCCCATAAAGAAGCTGGGATATATTGTCTTCTCGCCAGCAGATATTCAGCTTCCCAGCAGCGAGTTGAATGCTGAAGAGGTTTAATGGAAGGAAAACAGTAAAGGCAGTAGGAGACAACAAGATCTTGATACTATTTGGCAGAGATGGCTTTGGGGCGTAGGAGACACAAACACCCTTTTGATCATCGCTCAAGCTTCAAATGTCTTCACGTCACATCAACCATTTCGTCCATTCTCCTCACAAAGGCGCTCTTGGACCTAAGATCACGGTCTTGTATGGTAAACAGCCGAGGGTTTCGACCAAAAGTGAAGGCCTTTCTTTTCCATGGTGCCCCACCCAGATCGAACACCAACACTgtcaaagccaaagccaaagccacaTCATTGGCTTGGTCAGTCAAGATTGCCCTGTCATACACAGCCAGGTAGTTTTTTAATTTCCCCTGCTTCAAATACATGTGCTCAACCACTGCCTGCCACTGAAGCTCAGCCACTTCACGCAAGTCATAATCTGTCACATAGTGCGTGATATTGTGTGAGCAGGGCACCTGCGGATATATCATCTTGGAGTTTGAGGAGTTGCCACCCGAGGCTTTCAAGTCCTTCAAATACTTCTCAGCTAAGCAGGAGCAGGGCTCTCGCTCAATTGGCCTCAATGTCAGTTCTATGAGCACATTTGAAGGGGTCCACAATCTCCTCCATCAGCCACTGTTGGATCTCGAGGCCTAGGTACAATTTCAGGGGAAAATCTTCCTTGCAATGCTTTCACACACCAAAGTTGCGCGGTCCATTGAGCCGCCCATGGAATGGAAATAATCGGTAGCATCAGTTATCTCCAACTGAAAGTGTTCTTGTATGTTGGGATCATCATTGTTCAAGCTATTGAAGTGGTTCTCCAGCTTCCTCTCTTGAGTTCGAGAAGGCGAACGGCGCTGAGGGTCTCTGAGAATATTGTCTAAATTGCTCAGGAGTTGTCAGTGGGAGGAGCTTGGAAGGGAGGGGGGTTGGGGTGGATCCGGAGGAGTCAGTACGCTGCTGTGTAGAAGGCTGCTTCACCATACATGTCTTTGCAGCAGGATTCGACTGTCTAGAAGGTTAAAGATGGGCTTGAGCCTTGGAAggttggtgatggtggtggtggagtgGGGTCGTTCGAGCACCAGGTTTGGTGGTGGTGTTGGGCTTGACGGGTTTTGTCGCCATGCTTCCTTCACCGGAATCTTATTCTTCAACGGTTTCTCTGCAGCCGGTGTCATCATTACGTTTGTATAGAATAGGGTTTCATATACAAGGTGCAACAAGTCCagacattttttatttatactttgtTGGATTTGTAGCATTTTAGTATTAGCTTTCTAGTGTTTTGAGTAATTTTTCGGTAATTTTCTTGTAGCGCTTTTTAACAACCCAGTTGAGAATTCTTAGAATTTTCCGAAAGTAGGTCATCCATTAGTCCTGCCATTTCaaagaattacattgatttccaTTTCCATTGGTAGCATAAGCATAcacatttacaaaaaaaatttataaggaAAATATGGACAAACTTTCCTTTTACACAAACAGATGTCACCTATGGAAAATGAAATCTACAATTGCAGGGGggtatacgtatatatatatatatatatataatcatagcAACCGTACGTTATCCACTGGGTAGGATGAACGTGAAGCAGCTAGCAGAGCTGCTCCCGTGGCCGATCCGTCCTCCGTGACCTTGATGAGTACGACATGTTTCGCAATATCTTCGCCTAATATTTCCGTCAACGcttcatgcaagtactctctAAACATTGTATATTCTGTATACAAACCCCCCTCCATTGCCACAACCGTTCTTCTCATTCTGTGATCGCTTCTACTTCTTCCGCCTGTGATTCCACCACTCCCATCCCGGCCAATCTTCTTTAAGATCCCCACAATACCAGCAGCTGCCAATCGAGCAGCCCTGCGCGTCACAACGTCACACACCTTGACTATGAGCTTTCGGACCTTCAGAGGGACATCCGGAATCTGAAATGGCCAGATCACCAAACAATATTCTGTTAGAAACTAGAAATCCTTGATGGAAAGAATCAATATGAATAGATTGTGTCTCGTCTACCTCCAGGTTTTCTCTTAAAATGCGTCCTACTTCTTCCAAGTCTGGAGAGTCATCCTCATGCATTGCAGCAATCAACGGCGTCCTGGAAAATATACACCGAAGAATAGTATTTTTAAAAGAAGACAATTGACTCCGGTTGTATAATAGAATTTTCCAACATTTTACTTAGAAGCAAATCGTAGGAAATGCCCTAATGCCACAGATGCTTACAATACGTAACGGGGCTTGGGAAACATGCAGAAGAGATCCACAACAATTACCAATAGGGAGTTTGTTACATATAACAGGGGATAAACTATCTTGCAATACATCTCTAATTTCCCATCATTTCACTTCATACTTCTAACGTTTACAAACAATATTAGAAGCTTGATCGTCCTGAGCATAATATAAGGTTCAATTTTAAATGCTTTTGTGAAGATGGAGAAATCACATAAATTGATATTGCATAGTATTTTCACATTAAGCCTTCAACGCATGATAACATTACCGAAACTTGCCAGTCAAAATTTTCTAATGTTTTCAGAAAAAAGTTGTATATAACATGAACATATAAAAATATGCCTACACTAGAGAAAAATATAATTGTATTGGAAtacataaattataaagtactaGAACAAATTGAAAATATGGGGAACAAGCATGTATAATGTGTTCATCCAAGTATCCAACAAGTCTCTTagaatttattgaaaaaaaataaaatgtaaaatgaaagttatctattttctgtctaagtgagagtcaCGACCTAGGCGGTCTAGGTGGGTTTAGACAGGCTAGACGGCTGCCTAGAAGAAGTTATCTATTTTGTGTACAAGTGAGAGATGCGACCTAGGCGATCTAGGTGGGTTTAGGCAGGCTAGGCAAGCGCCTAGGCAGGTCTAGGTGCCCTtgcttatttttctttaaaCGCCTAGGGGTTAATTGTGGCGGTGACCAACCGCCAAGcgcctaggcggggattttaGAACAATGATCATATCAATATTAACTAATTATTCTAATGGCATTTTGCAATTCAGCCAATAAAACGAAACTGTATCAGCAAATGGCGCAGAGAGAGAATACCTCAAAATGAAAGGCATATATAACTTGGAAGATATAGGCTCAAAAATTTCCGACTCCTGTGACATTCTGACAATCACTCTCCTAACAACATCGCCCAGGTACATTCCCGATATCAATTTTTCAAAACCCTGTTCAAAAGTTCTTTGACTAAATGAGATTCTAAAACATCATATTTGATTCAACAACTGCAAAATCAATAATAACACGAGTAATAAAATGAATCTTACCTGATCATTTGGATTAGGGCTATCAGCATCTAATTCAGTATCATACACAGTTCTTGGTAAATGAGAAGACCAAAAATTTCCCCATTCCATATTGACAACCTAATAAAGaacaattaaatattatttcaaaACAACAATCTCATGTGAACAGATGGTTGAAAAAAGCACCATCTCATCAAGGTAAAGGAATAAAttatataaacatatgcatGTATATAAGAAGGGATACAAGATAATAGATACCATGCCTCCAGATGCTGTAAGTAGTCCTTGAGACTTAATTATAGCATCTGTCCTTTCCAAATAACAGGCATTAGTGCCAGTTCCAATTATTACTGCAGCAACAGTGTCTGTGTCGTGATAATGTCCAAGTGATAATGTTCCCACAGAGTCATTGACCTGgttaaaggaaaagaagaactATGTTTACAGATTTTACATCCAAAGCAGTAATCAGAATCATACAAATAATTGTACAGGGGCACATGCCCGCAAAAGTTACATAATTGATAAAATACAAGGATATTTTTATGTTCACAAGTTACAATGCAAAAATACTGAGTTTAGGGTTCCACATCAGAAGCCGTTACCCTTTCCTTTTATAAAAACCACTTAATAGTTTTCGTTCAATGAATTGCTTTTCCTAAGAAGAGTAGTCTATACAAAAGAAATTCAAGAGTCCAGGCATAATTTTCAATTCGATAAAAGACGTATAGGCATAACAATAATACCACCAAACATATAGTGAATTTATTACAGTGATCAACTAGCCTCCCATGTGATTTAGGGACTACAGTATATGTAGCAGAGACAATATTAAGAATTTTCCCCTTAAAACAATATTTTCTATTTCAAAGATAAAATTTCTAGAACATTTTTTCCACTTAAACAAATCCCATGTTAGCACAAATTTAATCTAATAGGAATTTACAATAAGTAATATTATTTAAAGATGAGAAACAGCAATCTTACAAGTGCTGCCACACTCATATTTAGACCCTTCTTGGTCATTGCTTTCTCCAAGCATCCTGCAACCTCTTTTCCAATCTAACAAAACATTTTAAAGCACGCATATATCAGGTGAGAAGGGGGGAAGCTCCTGCACACATAATTTACTAAAAAACAACTTATTAAGAAAAttccaaaatcatcaaatcctTTTTACGACATGTCTTAGTTGATACAATTAAACAAAATCAAGATgattatttggtttttttttcttttttggtattTGGTTTGGACCACATGGAATCAGCTTTCTGGATCATGCACAAATCAAAACTCAACCTAAAAAATGAACCTCAAACTGATTAAAATAGTGATCCATGTAAGATTTGTTATGCATCAGCAATAAGATATTTTTTCAAGCAACTATACTCTTGCCTTCACAAAGTTCCCTATAATAGTTGAGTTTTGTTGAAGTACAATATACTGGACACCATGCAACTAACCATGTCTTCAATCGCAAACCCTTTTGTCCATTTTAATAAAGTGCCTGATGAAACAGAGGTTTGTTTCACTGGAAAAGAGAACATAAATCCAAGCTCCCTTCTTCTGTCCAGCGAAAGCTTAGAATCGTCTGTTTCTCTTTCAACAAACTCCTTTACTGATGAAGCAATAAAATCAAATAGAACCTGCAGGCAATTGAGATATATCAGCTTCATGACACTAACGGTAGAACGTTGAGAGTTTTCAAGTATGTGCTACGCAGTTATAGATATCTGAATGTACAAATTCAGTTACCTCGCTTGTCCCAGTCATCAAATTTTGAGGAATATCTTGTTGATGTACATCATGTTCCAA encodes the following:
- the LOC126615048 gene encoding pentatricopeptide repeat-containing protein At5g65560-like: MMMRRELTAVITTRQTLLLLLKPLSSLATATPPPDISSELFAVLSHRNWQKHPSLRNLIPSISPSHVSSLFARNLHPQIALSFFRWIAEIPRYKHTVHSHSSLLLNILLPNRWLDAAEKIRISMLKACDSPEDAHFVLDLLRRMNNGGSGFVEFKLTLRSYNWLLISVSKFLLIDDVKTVFLEMLADKIPPDIVTLNTMVVAYCKLGNVAGANLYVSKIVQAGFNPTSFTYSSLIMGHCRNKDVDNAFKIFEVMPDKGCPRDVVSYNYLIWGFCEAHRIDEALKLFSHMGQGGDNCFPNVRTYTVLIHALCGSRRKLEAINLFKEMIEKGCEPNVYTYCVLIDSMCKENKLDYARKVLNQMLEKGLSPNVVTYNALINGYCKEGTVEAALEILALMESNVCCPDVHTFSVLIDGLCKRNNVHQAMALLNNMLERKLSPNLVTYNSLLHGQCKGGHFDSAHRLLNLMTHSGLAPDQITYCIFIDGLCKWKRLQEAQTMFDTLKKNGIKSSTEMFTALIDGYCKIGKIDDALSLFDSMLAEDCLPNSYAINALIHGLFKEKKMIEASSVMEKMLCIGVKPTVPHYNILINHVLKEGDFDRAHQLLNKMVSVGNKPTLITYNTLIQAYCALGNINEAEKLMSKMNGEGISADSLTYTFLIDGYVRMGLIDCAFDVLKRMFDSGCEPCHRTYSFLIKYLSNKKFVMTNSKAVGLDIMLNVSGNITDIWKTMDFEIALELFEKMVGHGCAPNMNTYGELIVRLCKERNLEVAQRLYDHMRDMGISPNEDIYNSLVNCCCEMHVYGEAAILVHTMIEHGYLPALESCKLLVSGLFDEENDEKAKEVFCSMLRCGYNYDEVAWKLLLDGLIKRGHLNRGSELLTVMEKMGCQLHPETNRMLTEGLNGT
- the LOC126615050 gene encoding hexokinase-3-like, which translates into the protein MGKVAVGLAVGVAVAACAVATMVVGRRIRSRRKWGRVFGVLKDLELSCETTVGRLRQVVDAMAVEMHAGLASDGGSKLKMLLTFVDKLPDGSEKGTYYALDLGGTNFRVLRVKLGGTRSSTLEHDVHQQDIPQNLMTGTSEVLFDFIASSVKEFVERETDDSKLSLDRRRELGFMFSFPVKQTSVSSGTLLKWTKGFAIEDMIGKEVAGCLEKAMTKKGLNMSVAALVNDSVGTLSLGHYHDTDTVAAVIIGTGTNACYLERTDAIIKSQGLLTASGGMVVNMEWGNFWSSHLPRTVYDTELDADSPNPNDQGFEKLISGMYLGDVVRRVIVRMSQESEIFEPISSKLYMPFILRTPLIAAMHEDDSPDLEEVGRILRENLEIPDVPLKVRKLIVKVCDVVTRRAARLAAAGIVGILKKIGRDGSGGITGGRSRSDHRMRRTVVAMEGGLYTEYTMFREYLHEALTEILGEDIAKHVVLIKVTEDGSATGAALLAASRSSYPVDNVRLL